From Osmerus mordax isolate fOsmMor3 chromosome 7, fOsmMor3.pri, whole genome shotgun sequence:
AGATCACTGGACTTTGAAGTCTCACACATAACCTTGTCAGGAAATGGAATGCAGTGAAAACAGAATTATTATAGGTAGAAGTGTCTACTCCACCTTTATAAACTGTCATTCCTTAGAAGAACCAGATGGTAGCTGCCTCTAAATGAGTATATCCACCTTCTGTACGCCACACAACCTAGTATCCCTTCATCGTCAGAAATTATTCTAACCTCTGTCAGGATGGTGGTTTCATAGGAAGGCTGGTACTTCTCCTTCTCTTGTGGAGCCCttttctccatcttctctctgtctgtcttctgcttcctgtctgcacCTTTAGGCTGTTAACATGTGAAGAACGGGGAGAGCATTCACCGGAAATAACAAGACACAGTGTCACATGAAGCTGAGCATCTTCTTCCCACAGACAAGAGCCATGTCTGTGGTTCCAGTCATTCATCTCACCTTGAAGACTTTGACCTGGCAGCTGGCAGAGTGCAGGTGTTCTGTGTATTCTCCACCTTCGTTCTCTTTAAATGTGTCAATCTGAATGCGGAAAGGCACGCCCTTCTCCCCCCCGTGCTTTCTCATGGTGAACTCTGTGCTGATGCAGTGGACCTAAAACCAAGGTATTGCATATCTAATTGAAACATACACAGAATTACAAAATTATAACTACTACAATTCAGCACTGAAACTAAGCACTGAAACATCCCATCACATTTTCACCAAGGTTTCTGATGAAAAATTAAGCTATGGTACAAAAACGTGGCCATTAGTGTGTTCCTTATCATGCTACCTGGATAAAAACTGAGGTTCTTTTCGACGGGTCCCAGAGGAACTCCACAGTGTTTAGCTGAGTAGGGTTAGCCCTGGGGTCgaccatgccaactgacatagGTATATCTGCAATGTGAAATAAGCGGTGATCAAAAGTGTTATGTGGTTAGCTGTAAATGTTCACTTATGAATGGTGCCCTTCATTTACTGACAATCTACTAACTACATATCGGGTCTTAAATATCCAATTGAATCAATTTCCCAGTTCATACTACAATGCAATAAATCCCAGTGAGAGCTCTGTGCTTACCCAGGTCAAGGATGCGGTCCCCAGGCCGGTTCCAGCGCCAGCCCTCCAGCTGCTGGTGCTCTGTGTACTGGAGGCGTCGGTCATGGAACACCACACGGATGATACTctgaagatacacacacaaatacactctgAACCACAATACACTACTTGTCAAAGGTTGTGATTCAACTGCTCATAAGGATTCATGAGTGGACTTGGTCATGTCTGCCTTACCTTCACCATTTTGCCAGTGATCTCCGGAAGTTCTCCCATTTTTCGATTATCAAGCATTCGAATTTCATAGGACTGCCCTGAAATTTTAAATATTAAGCTTTTTCTATTGACTGAATACCATTCCGGAACATCATTTTACAGTACTGCCATGATCTGGTATGCTTATTTCCTTGACTGCTAAAATGAGATAAATCAAAGGGCTGACCTTGGTTGAGGTAGGTCAGTGTTTCATCATGCAGTTTGACGGCAGGCGAGGTAGCTGCACACAGAACGTACTGGAAGGGAAGTATCTTGTTGTCACTGTCAGGGGGCAGGTTGGACTCTTCCTGCTTAAAGATGGGAAGGGCCAGCACATCACTGTTGGGAGAAAAGGTTCAGAAAATGGACAGACAAAATGGTTCATCAATTTGACAGGGTCCTTCTCTTAAGTCATATATTGTTATTGTACATCACATAAATGCAATTAGCATATAGAAACTATTACTTTCATAAGGCCAAATCTTTCAATGTAAAACTCTTACAACGGCACACTTTTCTAAGACTTCAGCATCTAGCTACTGAGTGGCCCTGCTTATCAGCAAGACAGTTAAGATCTTTTAAAGATGAGAGGTGATTTATGATGTTCTCTCACTTTTATTGGTAGCAGTGGAAAATAACAGGGCAATACCATAAAATCAGTCTAGCCTGTGTAGCTTATAATACTCCTCAACAGAGGAATTCTGTTAACAAAAAGGCACTCTGCTTTAGTATCATGCAACTGAGCACTACATTAACTAACAAAAGAAGTCTGAGAGAGCtacttctaaccctaaccaggaACAAAGAATGTATGAGTCAGCAAACTCCAAACTAAGACTGTGCTAAGAATTTCCTTCAACACACTAGTGTAAATGAAGAGTAAAAAGTTATTCATGCTTCAGTGCAGTCTACATCAAAGGAATCAGGTGACTACAACATGTAGGCTATaacaaaacaaatgtaaagCTTAAATTCAAAGTTCACATGCCAAAATATTGATGCTATGTGGTTGTCATAGTGCAAGCACTAAGCACATTGAGACTACTACGAGAAAATTACTATTCCCAAAAAGATGTGTTTATGCTTGATATGGCTTGGTTTTGATTAAGACACATGGACATGTCCTGACCTGGTTGCATAACACCACCAGGTCTACATAGCAGACTGACTAGgccaacagaaaacacacacaactgctaCCAATATATCAAAGCAAAATAACAAATTTATTGGAGAGGCACAATTGTAAAAAGTATACTCAATTAAATACGTTGCCATCAggcaaaatgaaatgaaatgcaaTGATAAGGTTAATGTAATGGCACAAAGAAGTACTTGATCATATAGGAAGCCAGTATTATACCTGCAATTTAGACCTGAAATCTGTCAATTATATAAGTAGTGTGAATAGCAAAGTATTCACATACCTCATGCTGTATGCCCCTGCTCCAAGCTCTTGTCCAATGCCAGAGAGACTGGCATCGAAATCCTGGACCAGACCCGATTCAATCACTTCATCAGTGAGCGGCAACTTCAGCGCCCAAGCCATGACGACAACGACGATTTGAGCTTTCTGGGTCCAATTCCAATCAAACGTGAATTTAACACGGGCCTGGAAAGTCCATATAAAAAAAGGATAAAGGGGAAAAAAGACAATAGTGACTAGAGGGGAAAACGTGACACATTCAGTTCGTGGATATAACGTCTACTAAGAAATTGGATGGAGCTGTCAAATTGAATTTGCCATCTGAGGAGTTAGTACAGTCTATGTTGATCAAAGTATCAGTCCCGCCAGACATAACTCGCAGTGCTTATCTGCCTAAAGAAAGTAGGCTACTAAAGATAGTCTAAACCCAGCAACAAGAACCCTGTGCCGGGATTTCACTTCGCCTGTTTTGTTGTTAGAATGGAACCAACAGCCTGTCCGTGTCTACTACAGTACGTAGTAACCAAGGGTTGGTTAACGCTAGactacaaaaacaaaataacgTCAGTCTAAAATTCGCTCTTGATAGAGAGCTCGGCGCCAACACGTTTAGTCCACATGTCACTCGCTAGCCTGTCATTATGGAGCATATAGCTACGTAACTCTGACACACTTTATGCTATTTAAACGAGCTCTACCTATATTTCGCCTACCCATAGCCTATATACAGGCTACCAAGCAAGTGTACTGCTGTAGCTTTCTAATAAGTAGGCTAACTTGCTGGCTACTGTACCGTTAGCCACAATATAAACTACTATTGAATTTTAATGATAAACGTACCGTTACTAGCGGGGacgttagttagctagctaacaatgtAGCTAACCGTTTCATGCCATGTCCACTCTTAGTAGCTTCCTCGTTCCAGCAGCACTAAAATAAACATGTCGAGCTTTGCTATATAAAAAAGCAGCTGGCTGATTGAGAACTCAAGTTGATGGTGAATAGTGAGGCTTTGCCTGATTATGTGAATAGTAAGAACACTAATAAGTCCTGCAGGGCAATTTGTAAATTCGAATAAATATAATTGCTCTAGATTGTAATAAACCGAAATATACAAAAATTACAAGGTTTGTTTATTTCTTCGTCAAGAAAGAAGTAGTGCTTCCGTAATATCCGGAATCTTCTTCTATGGTGTTTTGTGCCCACACGTCTTGTACTCATTGGACCAAAGCCACCTACTGTATTGGAATGGAATGACAATTTTCACACAACAATAAAGGAGACAAATGGATAAGTACATACTTTATTGTGTTATACAGACAGTTGTTAATATACAAAATTATTGGATTATATGCAGCCATTCACTGATTTATATACCTGTACACCATATTATTGCATTCAAAACAAGTAAACCTAATAGCAGATACATCTTTTCTTTAGAGGCAGTTAAAAAAAATGATTAGAAGTGTATGCATGATATTCTTCTGTACATGATTTCTAGAGTCAGCATATCCATTTGCTACATTTTTCAAAGCTGTAGGTTACAAAATATAAGAATAAAAACTGTGACAGGGACTCAAACATCCTCAATCAATGTCATATTTTCACCATGTGATCATTGTCTAAAATCATCACACAGAAAAACAGGCCCTGGTAGCTCCAGGGGGCTAGCTGTGCTGTGAGCTTGTATGACAGAACTCTAGCAATACACTTAACTCCATACACTTGTCTCCATAAGGAACCAGGCCACAAAGGTCCCTTAAGAGTAGACAATTCAAATGCAACAGACAGCTGGAATGTTTTTAAGTGCTCGGATTTTGTTTGCCAATCTGTCATTTTGAGATGATCAATTTTACAAAACGTATCTTAAACCTAAACTTGTCTTGAAAATTTACTTCCGAAACACTAGTAATTATAATCTTATATTGACCCATCAAttaattcaaacacacacatttgtaatcAATTAATCAATTTGATTAAGTTTGATTAGTTTTTATTTTAAGAACCTTCAATACAGAGCTGAAGCTGCAGTCTTTTGAAGCAGCCAATTTGTTAAATGGACAAAGCGGGCTGTACTGAATCTTTACCATGGTAAACAAGGGGCAATGTTCTTTTCTGACACAGAATACTCCCTTTAAGTAGAACACTCACACATTACATAAGCACAAATATAGAAACATAATAACTGAATAAGCATATACAAATTTTAAACCTACTGTAAGGTGGCACCAGCATAATTGTAACAATGTTACAATGCAATGAGTAACAATGGGACCTAATATTAAAGAATATTTTGCCCCAAATTCTATATACAGTCACTTACAAACCTGTATTGCAAGTGTATAAAACCACTTGTATCAAATTCAATTCATTGTCATACAGAATGGTATGATACTGTATATTTACTGATTAAACAAGTTAGAAATTATGCTAAAGGACCTAACAATGTTGATCCTTAATCTCTCGTTTACAtgcaatttctttttttctctttatcctctctctttcactcacacagacaagcacatccAAAATATGGTGATGAATTCTGAGCACTTAATGTTCACATAGCAAGATTAAATTTAAGTGCTACTTCCTTCATTCTGTCTGCTAAACTTAACAGTTTCCAACTTAGGATTTCTCCAACTCTACTAAACCATGGCGGCATCAGATAGTCTTACTGCTGAACCTGAAATACGTTGATCTTGCTTGTGTTTTTCAGTGTTTGCCGACGATTGCAGAACCACACACGGACCACCTCACGGTCATAGTTGAGCTCCTTGGCAATCTCTGTGATCTCCTGGCCGGTGGGTAGGGCATTCTTCTCAAAATAGGTGTTCAGTACCTCGATAGCCTGTGGGGTAAAGCTAGTGCGACGTTTGCGTTTC
This genomic window contains:
- the tfcp2 gene encoding transcription factor CP2 isoform X2, whose amino-acid sequence is MAWALKLPLTDEVIESGLVQDFDASLSGIGQELGAGAYSMSDVLALPIFKQEESNLPPDSDNKILPFQYVLCAATSPAVKLHDETLTYLNQGQSYEIRMLDNRKMGELPEITGKMVKSIIRVVFHDRRLQYTEHQQLEGWRWNRPGDRILDLDIPMSVGMVDPRANPTQLNTVEFLWDPSKRTSVFIQVHCISTEFTMRKHGGEKGVPFRIQIDTFKENEGGEYTEHLHSASCQVKVFKPKGADRKQKTDREKMEKRAPQEKEKYQPSYETTILTECSPWPEITYVNNSPSPGFNSTHNSFPVAEGNGSPNHQPEPVVQVADLSSHLLRGESESHQQNLLPTATPQEAQQWLHRNRFSPFCRLFTNFSGADLLKLTREDVIQICGPADGIRLFNALKGRVVRPRLTVYVCQESQQAREQQQKHENGDATSNTFFVYHAIYLEELTATELTEKIAQLFNISPRQISQIFKQGPTGIHVLVSDEMIQNFQDEVCFVLDTMKAETNDGYHIILK
- the tfcp2 gene encoding transcription factor CP2 isoform X1, whose product is MAWALKLPLTDEVIESGLVQDFDASLSGIGQELGAGAYSMSDVLALPIFKQEESNLPPDSDNKILPFQYVLCAATSPAVKLHDETLTYLNQGQSYEIRMLDNRKMGELPEITGKMVKSIIRVVFHDRRLQYTEHQQLEGWRWNRPGDRILDLDIPMSVGMVDPRANPTQLNTVEFLWDPSKRTSVFIQVHCISTEFTMRKHGGEKGVPFRIQIDTFKENEGGEYTEHLHSASCQVKVFKPKGADRKQKTDREKMEKRAPQEKEKYQPSYETTILTECSPWPEITYVNNSPSPGFNSTHNSFPVAEGNGSPNHQPEPVVQVADILQIQDTTIYELPGHSDGGENLSSHLLRGESESHQQNLLPTATPQEAQQWLHRNRFSPFCRLFTNFSGADLLKLTREDVIQICGPADGIRLFNALKGRVVRPRLTVYVCQESQQAREQQQKHENGDATSNTFFVYHAIYLEELTATELTEKIAQLFNISPRQISQIFKQGPTGIHVLVSDEMIQNFQDEVCFVLDTMKAETNDGYHIILK